The following are from one region of the Gadus chalcogrammus isolate NIFS_2021 chromosome 19, NIFS_Gcha_1.0, whole genome shotgun sequence genome:
- the rpl28 gene encoding 60S ribosomal protein L28, giving the protein MSSHLQWMVIRNCSSFLIKRNGQTYSTEPNNLKSKNSFRFNGLVHRKTVGVQPAADGKGIMVVLKKRAGQRKPVSTYEKITINKNSRATLSSVRHIIGKNNYRRDLRMAALRRASAILKSQKPVVIRKKRTRAAKTA; this is encoded by the exons ATGTCTTCTCACCTGCAGTGGATGGTTATTCGTAACTGCTCCAGCTTCCtcatcaagaggaacggacagACCTACAGCACC GAGCCAAACAACCTGAAGTCCAAGAACTCGTTCCGCTTCAATGGCCTGGTGCACAGGAAGACTGTGGGTGTGCAGCCCGCTGCTGACGGCAAAGGAATCATGGTTGTCCTGAAGAAGCGTGCAG GTCAACGCAAGCCTGTCAGCACATACGAGAAGATCACCATTAACAAGAACTCCCGCGCCACCCTGAGCAGTGTCAGGCACATCATCGGCAAGAACAACTACAGGAGAGACCTTCGCATG GCGGCTCTGCGTCGTGCCAGTGCCATCCTGAAGAGCCAGAAGCCTGTGGTGATCAGGAAGAAGCGCACCAGGGCTGCCAAGACCGCATAA
- the LOC130372189 gene encoding uncharacterized protein LOC130372189 isoform X1 produces MMVEVGPDNSHVRRDVTSQGPPPCRKPRRKHRSGWCVDGMLLELPGPALSQMLEDEALLAGALEKALSALDKQLVPSNYNDEENVSGSSDSLGDQLFELVDTYNTGHSHKITGMLLEQHKETVLKLFSEPTLLQEQVNLSLKTLNEQELETCMSDPSLMEDMDRLGENLFLLVERLDSVHATDITGMLLEMDPSTLPQLLRDNKALEGAVRKAQAALENFKSSV; encoded by the exons ATGATGGTTGAAGTGGGACCAGACAACTCGCATG TacgtcgtgacgtcacatcgCAAGGCCCGCCTCCATGTCGGAAACCACGTCGGAAGCACCGGAGCGGATGGTGTGTTGACG GCATGTTGTTGGAGCTTCCCGGGCCGGCTCTGAGCCAGATGTTGGAGGACGAGGCCCTCCTGGCGGGAGCCTTAGAGAAAGCCCTCAGCGCCTTGGACAAACAGCTGGTGCCGAG TAATTACAATGATGAAGAGAATGTTTCTGGGTCTTCAGACTCCCTTGGAGATCAACTGTTTGAGCTTGTGGACACCTACAACACTGGGCACTCCCATAAAATAACCG GTATGCTTCTCGAGCAGCACAAAGAAACCGTTTTAAAACTGTTCTCAGAACCTACACTGTTACAAGAGCAGGTGAACCTCTCCCTGAAGACACTTAACGA gcaggAGTTGGAGACCTGTATGAGTGACCCATCGCTCATGGAAGACATGGATAGACTAGGAGAGAATCTGTTCTTGCTGGTGGAGAGGCTGGATTCAGTCCACGCTACTGACATCACAG GTATGCTGCTGGAGAtggacccctccaccctcccacagcTACTGAGAGATAACAAAGCGCTGGAAGGGGCGGTTCGGAAAGCACAGGCAGCACTGGAGAATTTCAAGTCCTCTGTTTAA
- the LOC130372189 gene encoding uncharacterized protein LOC130372189 isoform X3 produces MYVVTSHRKARLHVGNHVGSTGADGMLLELPGPALSQMLEDEALLAGALEKALSALDKQLVPSNYNDEENVSGSSDSLGDQLFELVDTYNTGHSHKITGMLLEQHKETVLKLFSEPTLLQEQVNLSLKTLNEQELETCMSDPSLMEDMDRLGENLFLLVERLDSVHATDITGMLLEMDPSTLPQLLRDNKALEGAVRKAQAALENFKSSV; encoded by the exons ATG TacgtcgtgacgtcacatcgCAAGGCCCGCCTCCATGTCGGAAACCACGTCGGAAGCACCGGAGCGGATG GCATGTTGTTGGAGCTTCCCGGGCCGGCTCTGAGCCAGATGTTGGAGGACGAGGCCCTCCTGGCGGGAGCCTTAGAGAAAGCCCTCAGCGCCTTGGACAAACAGCTGGTGCCGAG TAATTACAATGATGAAGAGAATGTTTCTGGGTCTTCAGACTCCCTTGGAGATCAACTGTTTGAGCTTGTGGACACCTACAACACTGGGCACTCCCATAAAATAACCG GTATGCTTCTCGAGCAGCACAAAGAAACCGTTTTAAAACTGTTCTCAGAACCTACACTGTTACAAGAGCAGGTGAACCTCTCCCTGAAGACACTTAACGA gcaggAGTTGGAGACCTGTATGAGTGACCCATCGCTCATGGAAGACATGGATAGACTAGGAGAGAATCTGTTCTTGCTGGTGGAGAGGCTGGATTCAGTCCACGCTACTGACATCACAG GTATGCTGCTGGAGAtggacccctccaccctcccacagcTACTGAGAGATAACAAAGCGCTGGAAGGGGCGGTTCGGAAAGCACAGGCAGCACTGGAGAATTTCAAGTCCTCTGTTTAA
- the LOC130372189 gene encoding uncharacterized protein LOC130372189 isoform X2: MEGEGALEALGEQLYSLIYLKHAEIAGKLTGMLLELPGPALSQMLEDEALLAGALEKALSALDKQLVPSNYNDEENVSGSSDSLGDQLFELVDTYNTGHSHKITGMLLEQHKETVLKLFSEPTLLQEQVNLSLKTLNEQELETCMSDPSLMEDMDRLGENLFLLVERLDSVHATDITGMLLEMDPSTLPQLLRDNKALEGAVRKAQAALENFKSSV; this comes from the exons ATGGAAGGTGAGGGAGCCCTGGAGGCACTTGGTGAACAGTTGTATAGTTTGATCTATCTCAAACATGCAGAAATCGCTGGGAAACTCACag GCATGTTGTTGGAGCTTCCCGGGCCGGCTCTGAGCCAGATGTTGGAGGACGAGGCCCTCCTGGCGGGAGCCTTAGAGAAAGCCCTCAGCGCCTTGGACAAACAGCTGGTGCCGAG TAATTACAATGATGAAGAGAATGTTTCTGGGTCTTCAGACTCCCTTGGAGATCAACTGTTTGAGCTTGTGGACACCTACAACACTGGGCACTCCCATAAAATAACCG GTATGCTTCTCGAGCAGCACAAAGAAACCGTTTTAAAACTGTTCTCAGAACCTACACTGTTACAAGAGCAGGTGAACCTCTCCCTGAAGACACTTAACGA gcaggAGTTGGAGACCTGTATGAGTGACCCATCGCTCATGGAAGACATGGATAGACTAGGAGAGAATCTGTTCTTGCTGGTGGAGAGGCTGGATTCAGTCCACGCTACTGACATCACAG GTATGCTGCTGGAGAtggacccctccaccctcccacagcTACTGAGAGATAACAAAGCGCTGGAAGGGGCGGTTCGGAAAGCACAGGCAGCACTGGAGAATTTCAAGTCCTCTGTTTAA
- the LOC130372189 gene encoding uncharacterized protein LOC130372189 isoform X4, with product MLLELPGPALSQMLEDEALLAGALEKALSALDKQLVPSNYNDEENVSGSSDSLGDQLFELVDTYNTGHSHKITGMLLEQHKETVLKLFSEPTLLQEQVNLSLKTLNEQELETCMSDPSLMEDMDRLGENLFLLVERLDSVHATDITGMLLEMDPSTLPQLLRDNKALEGAVRKAQAALENFKSSV from the exons ATGTTGTTGGAGCTTCCCGGGCCGGCTCTGAGCCAGATGTTGGAGGACGAGGCCCTCCTGGCGGGAGCCTTAGAGAAAGCCCTCAGCGCCTTGGACAAACAGCTGGTGCCGAG TAATTACAATGATGAAGAGAATGTTTCTGGGTCTTCAGACTCCCTTGGAGATCAACTGTTTGAGCTTGTGGACACCTACAACACTGGGCACTCCCATAAAATAACCG GTATGCTTCTCGAGCAGCACAAAGAAACCGTTTTAAAACTGTTCTCAGAACCTACACTGTTACAAGAGCAGGTGAACCTCTCCCTGAAGACACTTAACGA gcaggAGTTGGAGACCTGTATGAGTGACCCATCGCTCATGGAAGACATGGATAGACTAGGAGAGAATCTGTTCTTGCTGGTGGAGAGGCTGGATTCAGTCCACGCTACTGACATCACAG GTATGCTGCTGGAGAtggacccctccaccctcccacagcTACTGAGAGATAACAAAGCGCTGGAAGGGGCGGTTCGGAAAGCACAGGCAGCACTGGAGAATTTCAAGTCCTCTGTTTAA